The genomic interval ATTGAACGAATTGAAATTATCTTGTTCACTTCAGGTATTTGAGATACTATATGATGAATATTCTGATTGTCTCTTTTTGACATTGATTCACCGATGAGTAAATCTTTATTTTCTCGAGCCAGAAAGAATGCAAAAGCCATTAGCATTAATCCAATTAAAAGAGATCCAATAGCATCATATACAAGATTTCCAGTAATTTCTGAAATAAATAATGCAGTGGCTGCAATTACAATTCCCAAAAGTGCAGCAGAGTCTTCCACTATAACAGTCAAAATTGCGGTATCTTTACTTTCTTTAAATTCCTTGATTATGGTCATAAACCTAAATTTTTCACCCTTATCTTCTATTGCATTCTTAAATAATCCAAGAAGCAAAACTTGATTAAATGTATCCGAAAAAGAGTGGTAAGTTT from Candidatus Nitrosocosmicus hydrocola carries:
- a CDS encoding cation diffusion facilitator family transporter — protein: MVGPGSSKKAIYAALFGNLGIAISKLIAALLTGSTSMWAETYHSFSDTFNQVLLLGLFKNAIEDKGEKFRFMTIIKEFKESKDTAILTVIVEDSAALLGIVIAATALFISEITGNLVYDAIGSLLIGLMLMAFAFFLARENKDLLIGESMSKRDNQNIHHIVSQIPEVNKIISIRSMHLAPEDVLIAIEVSLIDNLDTDTIESVIDNIESKVKQVIPYAVSSKIYVELERTKQ